From the genome of Thermogutta terrifontis, one region includes:
- a CDS encoding S1 RNA-binding domain-containing protein: protein MSYDPHDPLPHSGDGLGDSRKHDAPGGDQGNQPPSESSTETAATDQATTSGASSGENTASSNRPRILIGSQRDPAAYRPRPGKPVTPARPRPSLPETTRPGRLTGPPAGASAGEKSSPESSPQPAQEQVLAGDAVANADVVRDAAAISEPLQGLGVPSREADVAASGNAKTGTFTPSDQSPGGKLTATEERPARVFSALPDFPEDEAEEERPEKILASEIDQLRQQVRDSAQILTREAVQDLFNRRAGLPPDLEKEFAEALGDVAVEQLITETASKVKVGQLEPESRHVGKVLAVRGENVFVELGLREQGIVPLKLFREPPQVGQSVEVRVVRFVPEEGVYELVLPAAAADVADWADLSEGMLVEARVTGVNQGGLECEVNRIRGFIPISQIDIFRVEKPEEYVGQSFTCVVLEADPQRKNLVLSRRAVLEREREQAQRLLWDSLTPGQIRDGVVRRLTEFGAFVDLGGVDGLLHISQIAWGRIKHPSEVLREGQTIKVRIDKVDRENQRISLGYRDLLYNPWEDADKKYVPQSLWKGRVTRIMDFGAFVELEPGVEGLVHISELSTKRVSRVRDVVKEGDEVDVVVLAFDPQEKKISLSIRAAMKMKEPEPTPQPESAETSTQTAEPAAPPPPPKKQKPPKPLKGGLGSSPGQSLLDLLKK from the coding sequence ATGAGTTACGATCCGCACGACCCTCTCCCCCATTCTGGTGACGGTTTGGGTGATTCACGGAAACACGACGCGCCAGGTGGTGACCAGGGGAATCAGCCCCCGTCCGAAAGCTCGACGGAAACGGCTGCTACCGATCAGGCCACCACTAGCGGTGCATCGTCGGGGGAAAACACGGCGTCTTCGAATCGTCCGCGGATTCTCATTGGCTCGCAACGGGACCCGGCTGCCTATCGTCCGCGGCCTGGCAAGCCCGTGACCCCGGCACGGCCGCGACCGTCCCTCCCAGAAACCACTCGCCCTGGCCGTCTGACGGGACCACCCGCAGGTGCGTCAGCCGGGGAGAAGAGTTCACCAGAAAGCAGCCCGCAACCAGCCCAGGAACAGGTACTGGCTGGCGATGCGGTCGCTAACGCCGATGTCGTCCGCGATGCCGCGGCGATCTCGGAGCCGCTGCAAGGCCTTGGCGTGCCGTCTCGAGAGGCGGACGTTGCCGCATCTGGCAATGCCAAGACCGGGACGTTCACGCCATCTGATCAGTCCCCGGGCGGAAAGCTCACCGCAACCGAGGAGAGACCAGCACGCGTCTTTTCAGCCCTGCCGGATTTCCCCGAGGATGAAGCGGAAGAAGAGCGTCCCGAAAAAATCCTCGCCAGTGAGATCGACCAACTCCGGCAGCAGGTGCGGGACTCGGCGCAGATTCTCACGCGGGAGGCAGTCCAGGACCTGTTCAACCGCCGGGCAGGATTGCCGCCTGATCTGGAAAAGGAATTTGCCGAAGCCCTCGGCGATGTCGCGGTGGAACAGCTCATTACCGAAACCGCCAGCAAGGTGAAGGTGGGCCAGCTTGAGCCGGAGTCCCGCCACGTGGGGAAAGTGCTGGCCGTGCGCGGCGAGAATGTGTTTGTGGAGTTGGGCCTCCGCGAACAGGGGATTGTGCCGCTCAAGTTGTTCCGCGAACCGCCTCAAGTTGGGCAGTCCGTGGAAGTCCGCGTCGTTCGCTTCGTGCCCGAAGAGGGGGTCTATGAACTCGTCCTGCCGGCTGCCGCGGCCGATGTTGCCGACTGGGCCGACCTGAGCGAGGGCATGCTCGTGGAAGCGCGGGTGACGGGCGTCAATCAGGGCGGACTGGAATGCGAGGTCAATCGCATTCGCGGATTCATTCCCATCAGCCAGATTGACATCTTCCGCGTGGAAAAGCCGGAAGAATATGTTGGCCAGTCGTTTACCTGCGTGGTACTGGAAGCGGACCCGCAACGCAAAAATCTGGTGCTCAGCCGTCGCGCTGTGCTGGAACGGGAGCGGGAACAAGCCCAGCGACTATTGTGGGATTCACTGACGCCAGGCCAGATCCGCGACGGTGTCGTGCGGCGACTTACGGAGTTTGGGGCTTTTGTCGATCTCGGGGGCGTGGATGGGTTGCTGCACATCAGCCAGATCGCCTGGGGACGGATCAAGCATCCCAGTGAGGTCCTCCGCGAAGGCCAGACCATCAAGGTCCGCATCGACAAAGTCGATCGCGAAAACCAGCGGATCAGCCTGGGCTACCGCGATCTGCTCTACAACCCTTGGGAGGACGCGGACAAGAAATACGTCCCGCAATCGCTCTGGAAAGGCCGCGTCACGCGGATTATGGATTTCGGCGCTTTTGTGGAGCTGGAACCGGGGGTGGAAGGACTCGTGCACATTTCGGAGCTTTCCACCAAGCGTGTGTCCCGGGTAAGGGACGTGGTCAAAGAGGGGGACGAGGTGGATGTTGTGGTGCTGGCTTTTGATCCGCAGGAGAAAAAGATCAGCCTGTCCATCCGGGCGGCGATGAAAATGAAAGAGCCGGAGCCCACGCCACAACCGGAAAGCGCCGAGACCAGTACGCAGACCGCCGAACCTGCCGCTCCGCCACCGCCACCCAAGAAGCAGAAGCCGCCCAAGCCGCTCAAGGGTGGTCTGGGAAGTAGCCCCGGCCAGAGTCTGCTCGACCTGCTGAAAAAATGA
- the uvrA gene encoding excinuclease ABC subunit UvrA, which translates to MAASDIVIQGAREHNLQAINLVLPRNQLICFTGVSGSGKSSLAFDTLYAEGQRRYVESLSTFARQFIGQMAKPNVDRIEGLSPSICISQKTAGSNPRSTVGTITEIYDYLRILYARAGTCYCPQCGQKIQAQPRDKIIEQILETASGQRVYILAPLVRGQKGEHRNLFASLLRQGFSRARIDGEIVRLEEDLRLRRQMRHDIELVVDRLTVSPAQRSRLAEAVENALKFSEGEVLLCADESASGEEGEDDKSRRERAGRIIGHFSSRYTCPNCQIGFPPPSPQLFSFNSPEGMCPQCQGLGRIRQLNVAALLTNPRRSIQQGCFEFLGKWRSAPTPVRTLLRRMAEWLETRCQLEPGTVLETAWEELPPFAQNVLMYGVDALWDDRDLLADFAAYCWEATGIADVAEFLLESGGLSAEHRRQVEQAYGLVPCFTCGGSRLRPLGRAVRLRTTHPHFADAPEKSLPEVCALPISEARLFFTELELDAIGQKIAEEPLKEIRSRLEFLGNVGLDYLTLDRSAPTLSGGEMQRIRLAGQIGSGLVGVTYILDEPSIGLHPRDNDRLLATLARLRDQGNTVVVVEHDEDTMRAADCIVDFGPGPGSRGGRVVAMGDFEEVIKVPESLTGQYLSGRRAIPIPTQRRSPTEKKLVIRGARHNNLKNIDVEIPLGLFVCVTGVSGSGKSSLVSDILVEALNIQLNGGTGNPGAFDSIEGLEYLDKMIAIDQSPIGRTPRSNPATYIKVFDDIRKLFADLPESRLRGYKPGRFSFNVPGGRCESCEGNGATKLEMDFLADIWVTCPVCEGKRFNRQTLQIRYKGKNIADVLEMDVREALELFENIPPIRHKLETLQAVGLDYMKLGQPSPTLSGGEAQRIKLARELTKRSTGKTIYILDEPTTGLHFADIELLLKVLHSFVDAGNTVIVVEHNLEVIKTADWIIDLGPEGGDAGGYIVATGTPEEVAQVEASHTGRFLRHVLAGHTLPAMNGKSKEREEFFRSLKARTRKAKPIRAITIRGARQHNLKGINVEIPRDQLTVCCGRSGSGKSSLAMDTVYAEGQRRYVESLSTYARQFVSQMQKPKVDHVEGLSPAIAIEQKHAANTPRSTVGTVTEIYDYFRVLMARLGQPYCPQCGIPVGSQAADQIIAKVMAHPEGTRLFLLAPLDLRDGGDVDQLWDELRRGGFTRVRVDGIIHSLDDPPRIDRRRQHAVEVVVDRVVIRPDQRDRIAGSVEMALSLGDGVMIVLYPNDRTPEQFWKTVRHSQHFACEKCGRSFEPLSPNHFSFNSPLGWCPGCEGLGKEVGADPAALVLNPKATLREQALAIWPTSDEPLSRAVVETLCRETGIPLDVPWEELSGIARRLIFHGTGERWFDVWQEDYERIRREMRGEKLDETPSGDDTAEGRRILLRFQYKGLYPTLETVTATSPRLRAAFQDIVAETECTLCGGSRLRDDAAAVRFRNRTIDEWCRLPLGRLLEEVRSWQLTPREQEIAGDIVREIASRVQFLVDVGLDYLTLARSAPTLSGGESQRIRLAAQVGSGLCGVLYVLDEPTIGLHPRDNHRLLAALRKLRDLGNTLLVVEHDREVIQAADHLLDFGPEAGDKGGEIVAQGRPTRVARSRASVTGPYLSGKKAIFTPSNRRMPSWWPGEPGSLVQESVPGQSVWRAFRTPGGGWLEVHGARHNNLKNISVAIPLGTFTVITGVSGSGKSSLVEDVLYSALARHLHRANTIPGEFDRLQGVELINKVIRVDQQPLGQTPTSTPATYTGVFDKIRDLFAQLPEAKRRGFTRRRFSFNVPGGRCEKCEGAGQIKIEMHFLPDVWVECDACHGRRYDAETLAVTYHGKSISDVLDMPCEDALELFKNIPEIRRILQVLCDVGLGYLKLGQPANTLSGGEAQRVKLAAELARPDTGRTLYLLDEPTTGLHFDDLSRLLDVLQRLVDLGNTVVVIEHNLDVIKSADWIIDLGPEAGEQGGYVVVAGTPEDVVAYARWWQREKGQATQEALHGKSGASTTQPPWRSYTGEVLASVLENSPRKERKPYDPYKDHLLPLHSPETEPGLTNVKSPWEIDGRSWHLTRSSALNGRPIRWDRAILERLIQFLENHRSTLVVDYSTQNVIEVRARRLRGPWFMHIYTGDDLQLRLRIRTGRGATKILTSSPSVRPVRRTVPEAPSPFLKLYEPPQEEPPLPPPSLATRQHGVWCEIDLRVSELASLDEINFWDFLAPAMRNYQSLCSTESARTIKYDLIWHLAQKGITGRLLGWRPELLGQIVGGIKKAVPEVAIDPNHKSMIMLRLGPSQQTWAVIYTKKSEGLWLVIRASKNRFPLGRLRTLWYEVKIDGTRPGEDRIRFFFTGTKLTNASALGKFFREAADAFIAEFME; encoded by the coding sequence CGAGATCGTTCGCCTGGAGGAGGACCTGAGACTCCGGCGGCAGATGCGCCACGATATTGAACTTGTCGTCGATCGGCTGACGGTCTCCCCCGCCCAGAGAAGCCGGCTCGCCGAAGCTGTGGAGAACGCTCTCAAATTTTCAGAGGGGGAGGTCCTTCTCTGCGCAGACGAATCGGCTTCGGGTGAAGAAGGCGAGGACGATAAATCCCGGCGGGAACGAGCAGGCCGAATCATCGGCCATTTTTCTTCCCGCTACACCTGTCCGAATTGCCAAATCGGCTTCCCGCCTCCCAGTCCCCAGCTGTTCAGTTTCAACAGTCCGGAAGGGATGTGTCCGCAGTGCCAGGGGCTGGGGCGTATTCGGCAGCTCAATGTGGCCGCACTGTTAACGAATCCACGGCGATCCATTCAGCAGGGATGTTTTGAGTTTTTGGGTAAATGGCGTTCGGCACCGACGCCGGTTCGGACTCTCCTTCGGCGCATGGCCGAGTGGCTCGAGACACGGTGCCAGTTGGAGCCGGGTACGGTCCTGGAGACGGCCTGGGAGGAGCTTCCGCCCTTTGCCCAGAATGTCCTCATGTACGGAGTGGACGCTCTTTGGGACGACCGAGACTTACTGGCAGACTTCGCCGCATACTGCTGGGAGGCGACCGGAATTGCCGACGTGGCCGAGTTTCTTCTCGAAAGCGGTGGACTGAGCGCCGAGCATCGCCGGCAGGTGGAACAGGCCTACGGCCTGGTGCCGTGCTTCACTTGTGGGGGCTCGCGCCTGCGTCCATTAGGCCGGGCTGTCCGACTCCGGACCACCCATCCCCACTTTGCGGACGCGCCGGAAAAGTCGCTTCCCGAGGTCTGCGCGCTTCCTATTTCCGAGGCGCGATTATTCTTTACGGAATTGGAGCTGGACGCCATTGGCCAGAAGATCGCCGAGGAACCGCTCAAGGAGATCCGCAGTCGATTGGAGTTTCTGGGCAACGTGGGGCTGGATTATCTCACGCTGGACCGCTCGGCCCCTACACTCTCCGGCGGCGAAATGCAGCGGATTCGCCTGGCGGGGCAAATCGGCTCAGGGCTGGTGGGCGTAACCTACATTCTCGATGAGCCTTCAATCGGGCTGCATCCCCGCGACAACGATCGCCTGCTCGCAACCCTCGCGCGACTCCGCGATCAGGGCAATACCGTGGTGGTTGTGGAGCATGACGAGGACACGATGCGCGCGGCGGACTGCATCGTGGACTTCGGGCCGGGACCTGGCAGTCGGGGCGGTCGGGTGGTGGCCATGGGCGACTTTGAAGAGGTCATCAAAGTCCCGGAAAGCCTCACCGGCCAGTACCTTTCTGGTCGTAGGGCAATCCCGATCCCCACGCAGCGGAGGTCCCCGACTGAGAAAAAACTCGTTATCCGCGGCGCGCGTCACAACAACCTCAAGAATATCGATGTGGAAATCCCGCTCGGGTTGTTCGTGTGTGTGACGGGTGTCTCTGGGTCCGGAAAAAGCTCCCTGGTCAGCGACATTCTGGTCGAGGCCCTGAATATCCAACTGAACGGCGGAACAGGCAATCCCGGCGCGTTCGACAGCATCGAGGGATTGGAATACCTGGACAAAATGATCGCCATCGACCAGTCGCCGATCGGGCGGACGCCGCGTTCCAATCCCGCCACCTACATCAAGGTGTTTGACGATATCCGGAAATTATTTGCCGACTTGCCCGAGTCCCGGCTGCGGGGCTACAAACCGGGCCGATTCAGTTTCAATGTGCCGGGTGGTCGGTGCGAATCCTGCGAGGGCAACGGGGCCACCAAACTGGAGATGGATTTTCTGGCTGACATCTGGGTGACCTGTCCCGTCTGCGAGGGGAAACGTTTCAACCGGCAGACACTCCAGATCCGCTACAAAGGCAAAAACATTGCCGATGTCCTGGAGATGGACGTTCGAGAAGCGCTCGAGCTTTTCGAGAACATCCCACCCATCCGGCATAAATTGGAGACGCTTCAGGCCGTCGGGCTGGATTACATGAAGCTCGGCCAGCCCTCACCCACGCTTTCCGGCGGTGAGGCCCAGCGGATCAAACTGGCGCGGGAGTTGACCAAACGCAGCACTGGCAAGACGATTTACATCCTCGACGAGCCCACCACTGGACTGCACTTTGCCGATATTGAGCTGCTCCTCAAGGTCCTGCACAGCTTTGTGGATGCAGGCAACACCGTGATTGTTGTGGAGCACAATCTGGAAGTCATCAAAACCGCGGACTGGATTATTGACCTCGGGCCGGAGGGCGGCGATGCCGGTGGATATATTGTGGCCACCGGGACGCCTGAAGAGGTGGCCCAAGTGGAGGCGTCCCATACAGGCCGCTTCCTGCGTCACGTTCTGGCCGGGCATACCCTGCCGGCAATGAACGGGAAGAGCAAGGAACGCGAGGAATTTTTCCGCAGTTTGAAGGCCCGTACCCGCAAAGCCAAGCCCATCCGCGCGATCACCATCCGCGGTGCCCGCCAGCACAATCTCAAAGGTATTAACGTGGAAATCCCACGGGATCAACTCACCGTGTGCTGTGGGCGGAGCGGCTCAGGGAAAAGCTCCCTGGCCATGGATACGGTGTATGCGGAGGGGCAGCGTCGCTATGTGGAAAGCCTCAGCACCTATGCCCGGCAATTCGTCAGCCAGATGCAAAAGCCCAAGGTCGATCATGTGGAAGGGCTTTCCCCGGCGATTGCCATCGAACAAAAGCACGCCGCCAACACGCCGCGTTCCACGGTGGGCACGGTCACCGAAATCTACGATTACTTCCGCGTCCTCATGGCCCGACTGGGTCAGCCCTACTGCCCCCAGTGTGGAATTCCTGTGGGGAGCCAGGCGGCCGATCAGATCATCGCCAAGGTGATGGCCCATCCCGAGGGCACACGCCTCTTTCTCCTTGCGCCGCTCGATCTCCGCGATGGCGGCGATGTGGATCAGTTATGGGATGAGCTGCGTCGCGGGGGATTCACCCGGGTTCGCGTGGACGGCATCATCCACAGTTTGGACGATCCCCCCCGGATTGACCGCCGCCGTCAGCACGCGGTGGAGGTGGTGGTGGACCGCGTTGTCATTCGCCCGGACCAGCGCGACCGCATCGCCGGGAGCGTGGAGATGGCGCTGTCGCTGGGCGACGGCGTCATGATCGTCCTTTATCCCAACGACCGAACGCCAGAACAGTTCTGGAAAACGGTGCGGCACAGCCAGCACTTCGCCTGTGAAAAGTGCGGTCGCAGTTTCGAGCCGCTGTCGCCCAATCATTTCTCCTTCAACAGTCCCCTGGGATGGTGTCCTGGGTGCGAGGGGCTGGGCAAGGAAGTCGGCGCCGATCCTGCCGCGCTTGTCCTCAATCCCAAAGCGACCCTTCGCGAACAGGCCCTGGCCATCTGGCCGACCAGCGACGAACCGCTTTCCCGGGCGGTGGTGGAAACCTTGTGCCGGGAGACAGGCATTCCCCTCGACGTGCCGTGGGAAGAGCTCTCCGGCATTGCCCGGCGACTGATCTTCCACGGAACGGGTGAGCGATGGTTCGACGTGTGGCAGGAAGATTACGAACGAATCCGACGCGAAATGCGCGGCGAGAAGTTGGACGAAACGCCATCCGGCGACGACACGGCCGAGGGTCGGCGGATTCTTCTGCGGTTCCAATACAAGGGACTGTATCCCACGCTGGAAACAGTGACCGCAACCTCACCCCGGTTGCGCGCGGCGTTTCAGGACATTGTGGCCGAGACCGAGTGTACTCTTTGTGGTGGCAGTCGGCTGCGGGACGACGCGGCGGCCGTCCGCTTCCGGAACCGTACCATCGACGAGTGGTGTCGGTTGCCACTGGGACGGCTCCTTGAGGAGGTCCGCTCGTGGCAGCTCACGCCCCGGGAACAGGAAATCGCCGGGGACATCGTGCGGGAAATCGCCAGCCGCGTGCAGTTTCTGGTGGACGTGGGGCTCGATTATCTGACCCTTGCCCGGTCGGCCCCCACGTTGTCCGGCGGAGAATCGCAGCGTATCCGTCTTGCCGCGCAGGTGGGAAGCGGTCTGTGCGGCGTCCTCTATGTGCTGGATGAGCCGACCATTGGTCTCCATCCTCGGGACAACCATCGCCTGCTCGCTGCTTTGCGCAAATTGCGTGATCTGGGAAATACGCTCCTGGTTGTGGAACACGACCGGGAGGTCATCCAGGCGGCGGATCACCTGCTGGATTTTGGTCCCGAGGCGGGCGACAAAGGGGGCGAGATCGTCGCTCAGGGGCGACCGACGCGGGTTGCTCGCAGCCGCGCGTCCGTCACCGGCCCGTACCTCTCTGGCAAAAAGGCGATTTTTACGCCCAGCAACCGGCGAATGCCGTCCTGGTGGCCGGGCGAACCCGGCTCACTCGTTCAGGAATCCGTGCCCGGCCAGTCCGTGTGGCGAGCGTTTCGCACACCGGGCGGCGGCTGGTTGGAGGTCCACGGAGCACGCCACAACAATCTCAAGAACATCAGCGTGGCCATTCCCCTGGGGACCTTCACCGTTATTACCGGTGTAAGTGGCAGCGGTAAAAGCTCGCTGGTGGAAGACGTCCTCTATTCCGCTCTTGCGCGGCATCTCCACCGTGCCAACACCATCCCTGGAGAATTTGATCGCCTTCAGGGCGTGGAACTGATCAACAAGGTCATCCGTGTCGATCAGCAGCCGCTCGGTCAGACCCCCACGTCCACCCCCGCCACTTATACCGGTGTGTTCGACAAGATTCGCGATTTGTTTGCCCAATTACCGGAAGCTAAACGTCGCGGTTTCACCCGACGGCGGTTCAGCTTTAATGTGCCCGGCGGCCGGTGCGAGAAATGCGAAGGCGCCGGACAGATCAAAATCGAAATGCATTTCCTGCCGGACGTCTGGGTGGAATGCGACGCCTGCCATGGTCGGCGGTACGACGCGGAAACCCTCGCCGTGACATACCACGGAAAGTCAATCTCCGATGTCCTTGACATGCCCTGCGAGGATGCCCTCGAACTGTTCAAAAACATCCCCGAGATCCGCCGCATTCTCCAGGTGCTCTGTGACGTGGGGCTAGGGTATCTCAAACTGGGTCAACCGGCCAACACGCTCTCCGGGGGTGAGGCCCAACGTGTCAAACTGGCGGCGGAACTGGCGCGACCGGACACCGGACGAACGCTCTACCTCCTGGACGAGCCTACCACCGGCCTGCACTTTGACGATCTCTCCCGCCTCCTCGATGTCCTCCAGCGGCTGGTTGATCTGGGGAACACAGTGGTGGTCATCGAGCACAATCTGGACGTCATCAAGTCGGCCGACTGGATCATCGATCTCGGTCCCGAAGCGGGTGAACAAGGAGGATATGTTGTGGTGGCGGGCACGCCGGAAGATGTGGTCGCCTACGCTCGCTGGTGGCAGCGCGAAAAGGGCCAGGCAACACAGGAAGCCCTCCATGGAAAATCAGGAGCGTCAACGACGCAGCCGCCGTGGCGATCCTACACCGGAGAAGTGCTGGCGTCGGTCCTGGAGAACAGTCCCCGCAAAGAACGCAAGCCGTATGATCCGTACAAGGACCATCTGCTTCCCCTGCATTCACCGGAAACCGAACCCGGCTTGACCAACGTCAAGAGCCCATGGGAAATAGATGGCCGTTCCTGGCATCTCACTCGGTCATCCGCATTGAATGGAAGGCCTATTCGATGGGATCGGGCCATCCTGGAACGACTCATACAATTTCTGGAAAACCACCGGTCGACGCTGGTGGTCGACTATTCCACTCAGAATGTCATCGAGGTCCGCGCTCGACGATTGCGGGGACCGTGGTTCATGCATATTTACACGGGGGACGATTTGCAGCTCCGCCTGCGGATCCGAACAGGCCGGGGTGCCACCAAAATACTCACCAGTTCCCCCAGTGTTCGCCCTGTCCGGCGAACCGTTCCGGAGGCTCCCTCGCCATTTCTGAAGCTCTACGAACCACCGCAGGAAGAACCGCCGCTCCCACCGCCTTCTCTCGCAACCAGGCAGCACGGCGTCTGGTGCGAGATCGATCTTCGGGTGAGCGAATTGGCGTCGCTGGATGAAATCAACTTTTGGGACTTCCTGGCGCCTGCCATGCGGAACTACCAATCTCTCTGCAGTACCGAGAGCGCACGCACCATCAAGTACGATTTGATTTGGCATCTCGCCCAAAAGGGTATCACAGGGCGGCTGTTAGGTTGGCGACCTGAACTGCTTGGCCAGATTGTTGGTGGGATCAAAAAGGCCGTGCCCGAGGTGGCGATTGACCCTAACCATAAGAGCATGATCATGCTCCGGCTTGGCCCCTCACAGCAAACTTGGGCGGTCATATACACCAAAAAATCCGAGGGACTGTGGCTGGTGATTCGCGCTTCCAAGAATCGGTTTCCCCTCGGCAGGTTGCGCACTCTCTGGTACGAAGTGAAAATCGACGGCACCCGTCCCGGAGAGGATCGAATCCGATTCTTTTTCACCGGAACTAAACTGACCAATGCATCGGCGCTCGGCAAATTCTTCCGCGAAGCCGCCGATGCCTTCATCGCGGAATTCATGGAATGA
- the lipA gene encoding lipoyl synthase, which translates to MTSIQLPIVTSESCEEAANLSRRGLPRWLKRHVPKGNGNHFTARLVETLGLVTVCEHAKCPNRMECYARRTATFMIMGEVCTRRCGFCAVKKGKTQPLDPTEPHRVAQAAATLGLKHVVITCVTRDDLPDGGAAHFVRTIEAVRAVTQATIEVLPSDFHGRWESVATVAAARPDVYNHNTETVPRLYATVRGRKANYRWTLEMFRRLKREFPGLCTKSGLMVGLGETYQELLDTFADLVAVGVDILTVGQYLQPTPQNLPVVRYYHPEEFDHLAEMARRIGFKEVYSGPFVRSSYHAGEVFAHVQKAVPAPRNSASVSGVTPQVGGADRSRC; encoded by the coding sequence GTGACATCCATTCAGCTCCCTATTGTGACCAGTGAATCTTGCGAGGAGGCGGCAAACCTCAGCCGTCGCGGTTTGCCTCGCTGGCTGAAGCGTCACGTTCCCAAGGGCAACGGCAATCATTTCACCGCCCGACTGGTGGAAACGCTGGGCCTGGTCACGGTGTGTGAGCATGCCAAATGCCCCAATCGGATGGAGTGCTACGCCCGGCGCACCGCGACGTTCATGATCATGGGCGAAGTCTGCACGCGGCGGTGCGGATTCTGTGCGGTGAAAAAAGGAAAAACGCAACCGCTCGATCCTACGGAACCCCACCGCGTCGCCCAGGCCGCTGCCACTCTGGGACTCAAACATGTCGTCATCACCTGCGTCACCCGGGATGATCTCCCGGATGGTGGCGCCGCCCATTTTGTGCGGACGATCGAGGCCGTGCGTGCCGTCACCCAGGCGACAATCGAAGTTTTGCCCTCTGACTTTCATGGGCGGTGGGAGTCTGTAGCAACCGTCGCGGCGGCCAGGCCGGATGTTTACAATCACAACACCGAGACCGTCCCCCGGCTTTACGCCACAGTTCGCGGACGCAAGGCCAATTACCGCTGGACGCTCGAAATGTTCCGGCGTCTCAAGCGGGAATTCCCCGGCCTGTGTACCAAGTCGGGCTTGATGGTGGGCCTGGGAGAGACCTACCAGGAACTTCTCGACACTTTCGCCGATCTGGTAGCGGTGGGCGTGGATATCCTCACTGTAGGCCAGTATCTCCAGCCCACCCCTCAGAATCTTCCCGTGGTCCGATATTACCATCCCGAGGAATTCGATCACCTGGCGGAAATGGCACGGCGCATCGGCTTCAAGGAGGTTTACAGCGGTCCATTTGTGCGGTCCAGTTATCACGCGGGAGAGGTGTTCGCGCATGTCCAGAAGGCGGTTCCGGCACCCCGCAATTCAGCCAGCGTTTCCGGCGTGACGCCTCAGGTTGGTGGGGCCGACCGGTCCCGGTGTTAA